From Mus pahari chromosome 20, PAHARI_EIJ_v1.1, whole genome shotgun sequence, the proteins below share one genomic window:
- the Fam92b gene encoding protein FAM92B — protein MNIVLSRDSQVRAMENTVTNAERYFGQFCSLLASYTRKTARLRDKADQLVKQLIDFANTENPELRTTIRDFAEDLAKVQDYRQAEVERLEAKVISPLKLYGTQIKQTRADIKKCKRVQNNEIKQLEKLEKLRQKSPSDRQMISQAETSAQRASVDTNRSTNHLVETVDAFQEQKLKDLRRIFSDFVTIEMVFHAKAVEVYSSAFQTLENYDLERDLQDFRAKTRGIYGHSEARPLTDTNPAPSVPWPLASQSARSTMARQGKEAGDEEDSEADSVEEIPLEDFKGQQQGH, from the exons ATGAACATCGTCCTCTCCAG gGACAGCCAGGTGAGGGCCATGGAGAACACGGTGACAAATGCTGAGAGGTATTTCGGTCAGTTCTGCTCACTGCTGGCCTCCTACACGCGCAAGACGGCCCGGCTGCGTGACAAGGCTGACCAGCTGGTGAAGCAGCTGATAGACTTCGCCAACACAGAGAACCCCGAGCTGCGGACCACCATTCGAGACTTCGCCGAGGACCTGGCCAAAGTGCAGGATTATCGGCAGGCAGAG GTTGAAAGGCTGGAGGCCAAGGTCATTAGCCCCCTGAAGCTCTACGGCACCCAAATAAAGCAGACCCGG GCAGATATCAAGAAATGTAAACGTGTCCAAAATAATGAGATTAAACAACTGGAAaagctggagaaactgaggcagaagtcaCCCTCAGATCGACAAATGATC A GCCAGGCggagaccagtgcacagagggcctCGGTGGACACCAACCGTTCTACCAACCACCTGGTGGAGACCGTGGATGCCTTCCAGGAACAGAAGCTGAAGGACCTCCGG AGAATCTTTTCTGACTTTGTGACCATCGAGATGGTTTTCCACGCGAAGGCGGTGGAGGTGTATTCCAGCGCTTTCCAGACCTTGGAGAACTATGACCTGGAGAGAGACCTACAG GACTTCAGAGCCAAGACGCGTGGAATTTACGGGCACAGCGAAGCTCGGCCACTCACAGACACCAACCCCGCTCCATCTGTCCCCTGGCCTCTGGCCAGCCAG AGTGCTCGGAGTACCATGGCACGCCAGGGGAAGGAGGCTGGAGATGAAGAGGACAGTGAGGCTGACTCCGTGGAGGAGATCCCCCTGGAGGACTTCAAGGGACAACAGCAAGGACATTGA